Proteins encoded in a region of the Falco rusticolus isolate bFalRus1 chromosome 12, bFalRus1.pri, whole genome shotgun sequence genome:
- the KIAA1841 gene encoding uncharacterized protein KIAA1841 homolog isoform X1 — MSRGFSENNNFPYDNNQMVLDMILCSLIGVPQPINWDSVARLVPGYTSKECAKRFDELKGSGSSPVDNQYNPLMAAGGSPVETLATYIKSSLLDTQTECQEPAIGQDSVTVTGRPSTTSTRNCSSESEKGPVHKSGESTDETQGPNMVIHVCDEAKNLKEDFVCPRDLLISEMKYFAEYLSVDAQRWEEVDISVHCDVHIFDWLIRYVKRNTKDSEANEMPTLEPSNVISILISSEFLKMDSLVEKCIHYCHKNMNAIVATPCNMNCINANLVTHIADLFTHNELEELKDKRDKFKSKLFCKKIERLFDPEYLNPDSRGNAATLYRCCLCKKLLTKETERRIPCVPGKINIDQHGNIVYVHIRDKTWEVHEYLICLHEELKSWRDVYWRLWGTVNWLTCSRCNQSFLCTEFSHCQYHLQPVLYPSVVSALGSTATGVYPCCNQKVLRFDPTTLPKGCQVRDHVVDLPSGNEDGDALPSQTTKILNDLLHHRDVIVVPFTKDENSDSGIGLCDEKGIECDVLVEPNMPWGPKTGEINAFLSLKNWTLQLKQQSLLSEEEEYTTGSEVTEDEVGDEEEVCRKPAGRKEKLKKSYKHPKKVVSSPSVQKKEKPSDKSSSRDASPFTVSMQQNKWDASRSLRFNQDAQREDDQRRMSEITGHLIKMRLGDLDRVKSKDSKEYAGGIYSRLEAQIKASAQVSARQNNAEKNARSKSRFGQGRPT, encoded by the exons TGTGCAAAAAGGTTTGATGAACTAAAAGGCAGTGGAAGTTCACCTGTTGACAACCAGTATAACCCCCTGATGGCCGCTGGTGGGAGTCCTGTGGAAACTTTAGCTACGTACATCAAATCCTCCTTGCTTGATACACAGACAGAGTGTCAGGAGCCTGCTATTGGGCAGGATTCCGTTACTGTAACTG GAAGGCCCAGCACAACCTCCACAAGGAATTGTTCTTCAGAATCCGAGAAAGGTCCTGTGCATAAAAGTGGAGAAAGCACTGATGAAACACAGGG gcCAAATATGGTGATCCATGTGTGTGACGAagcaaaaaacctcaaagaaGATTTTGTGTGTCCTCGAGACCTTTtgatttcagaaatgaaatactTTGCTGAGTATCTGTCAGTGGATGCCCAGCGCTGGGAAGAGGTGGACATCTCAGTGCACTGTGACGTTCACATCTTCGACTGGTTGATAAGATACGTTAAGAGGAACACTAAAGATTCTGAAGCTAATGAAATGCCAACTTTAG aaCCATCAAATGTGATATCAATTCTTATTTCCTCTGAGTTTTTGAAGATGGATTCATTA gtagaaaaatgtattcattattGTCACAAAAATATGAATGCTATTGTAGCCACACCATGTAACATGAATTGTATCAATGCTAATCTTGTTACACACATTGCTGATCTCTTCACGCACAATGAATTGGAAGAGCTGAAGGACAAAAGAGACAAATTTAAGAG TAAACTTTTCTGCAAGAAGATTGAGAGACTGTTTGATCCAGAGTACCTAAATCCAGATTCTCGAGGAAATGCAGCAACATTATACAG GTGTTGCTTATGTAAAAAGCTGCTAactaaagaaactgaaagaaggaTTCCTTGCGTACCAGGAAAAATCAACATAGATCAACATGGGAATATTGTCTATGTTCATATAAG agaCAAAACCTGGGAAGTGCATGAGTACTTAATTTGCCTTCATGAGGAATTGAAATCCTGGAGGGATGTTTATTGGCGTCTTTGGGGGACTGTCAATTGGTTGACCTGCTCGAGATGTAACCAA TCTTTCCTGTGTACTGAATTCTCCCATTGCCAGTACCATTTGCAGCCAGTTCTTTATCCAAGTGTAGTAAGTGCTCTGGGCTCGACTGCGACAGGAGTATATCCCTGTTGTAACCAAAAAGTTCTTCGATTTGATCCTACAACCCTCCCAAAG GGCTGCCAAGTGAGGGATCATGTGGTTGATTTACCTTCAGGAAATGAAGATGGGGATGCTTTGCCATCTCAGACTACTAAAATATTGAATGATCTGCTTCATCATAGAGATGTTATTGTTGTTCCTTTCACTAAGGATGAGAATAG TGATTCTGGCATTGGGCTCTGTGATGAAAAAGGCATTGAATGTGATGTGCTTGTAGAACCAAATATGCCGTGGGGTCCCAAAACTGGAGAAATCAATGCT tttctttctctgaagaacTGGACTTTACAGCTG AAACAGCAGTCATTGTTATCTGAAGAAGAGGAGTATACCACTGGCTCAGAGGTCACTGAGGATGAAGTGGGGGATGAAGAAGAAGTATGCAGGAAACCAG cagggagaaaggagaaattaaagaAATCCTACAAGCACCCAAAGAAGGTGGTTTCTTCACCTAGTGttcagaaaaaggagaagccATCTGATAAG TCAAGTTCCCGAGATGCATCTCCATTCAC CGTGAGTATGCAGCAGAACAAATGGGATGCGTCAAGGTCACTAAGATTCAATCAAGATGCTCAAAGAGAAGATG ATCAGAGAAGAATGTCTGAGATTACAGGGCACTTGATAAAAATGAGACTGGGAGACCTTGATCGAGTCAAGTCAAAGGACAGCAAAGAA TATGCAGGAGGCATTTATTCTAGACTTGAAGCTCAGATAAAGGCCTCAGCGCAGGTCAGTGCACGACAAAACAATGCTGAGAAGAATGCCag GTCAAAATCCCGTTTTGGTCAAGGCCGTCCTACATAA
- the KIAA1841 gene encoding uncharacterized protein KIAA1841 homolog isoform X2: MSRGFSENNNFPYDNNQMVLDMILCSLIGVPQPINWDSVARLVPGYTSKECAKRFDELKGSGSSPVDNQYNPLMAAGGSPVETLATYIKSSLLDTQTECQEPAIGQDSVTVTGRPSTTSTRNCSSESEKGPVHKSGESTDETQGPNMVIHVCDEAKNLKEDFVCPRDLLISEMKYFAEYLSVDAQRWEEVDISVHCDVHIFDWLIRYVKRNTKDSEANEMPTLEPSNVISILISSEFLKMDSLVEKCIHYCHKNMNAIVATPCNMNCINANLVTHIADLFTHNELEELKDKRDKFKSKLFCKKIERLFDPEYLNPDSRGNAATLYRCCLCKKLLTKETERRIPCVPGKINIDQHGNIVYVHIRDKTWEVHEYLICLHEELKSWRDVYWRLWGTVNWLTCSRCNQSFLCTEFSHCQYHLQPVLYPSVVSALGSTATGVYPCCNQKVLRFDPTTLPKGCQVRDHVVDLPSGNEDGDALPSQTTKILNDLLHHRDVIVVPFTKDENSDSGIGLCDEKGIECDVLVEPNMPWGPKTGEINAKQQSLLSEEEEYTTGSEVTEDEVGDEEEVCRKPAGRKEKLKKSYKHPKKVVSSPSVQKKEKPSDKSSSRDASPFTVSMQQNKWDASRSLRFNQDAQREDDQRRMSEITGHLIKMRLGDLDRVKSKDSKEYAGGIYSRLEAQIKASAQVSARQNNAEKNARSKSRFGQGRPT; encoded by the exons TGTGCAAAAAGGTTTGATGAACTAAAAGGCAGTGGAAGTTCACCTGTTGACAACCAGTATAACCCCCTGATGGCCGCTGGTGGGAGTCCTGTGGAAACTTTAGCTACGTACATCAAATCCTCCTTGCTTGATACACAGACAGAGTGTCAGGAGCCTGCTATTGGGCAGGATTCCGTTACTGTAACTG GAAGGCCCAGCACAACCTCCACAAGGAATTGTTCTTCAGAATCCGAGAAAGGTCCTGTGCATAAAAGTGGAGAAAGCACTGATGAAACACAGGG gcCAAATATGGTGATCCATGTGTGTGACGAagcaaaaaacctcaaagaaGATTTTGTGTGTCCTCGAGACCTTTtgatttcagaaatgaaatactTTGCTGAGTATCTGTCAGTGGATGCCCAGCGCTGGGAAGAGGTGGACATCTCAGTGCACTGTGACGTTCACATCTTCGACTGGTTGATAAGATACGTTAAGAGGAACACTAAAGATTCTGAAGCTAATGAAATGCCAACTTTAG aaCCATCAAATGTGATATCAATTCTTATTTCCTCTGAGTTTTTGAAGATGGATTCATTA gtagaaaaatgtattcattattGTCACAAAAATATGAATGCTATTGTAGCCACACCATGTAACATGAATTGTATCAATGCTAATCTTGTTACACACATTGCTGATCTCTTCACGCACAATGAATTGGAAGAGCTGAAGGACAAAAGAGACAAATTTAAGAG TAAACTTTTCTGCAAGAAGATTGAGAGACTGTTTGATCCAGAGTACCTAAATCCAGATTCTCGAGGAAATGCAGCAACATTATACAG GTGTTGCTTATGTAAAAAGCTGCTAactaaagaaactgaaagaaggaTTCCTTGCGTACCAGGAAAAATCAACATAGATCAACATGGGAATATTGTCTATGTTCATATAAG agaCAAAACCTGGGAAGTGCATGAGTACTTAATTTGCCTTCATGAGGAATTGAAATCCTGGAGGGATGTTTATTGGCGTCTTTGGGGGACTGTCAATTGGTTGACCTGCTCGAGATGTAACCAA TCTTTCCTGTGTACTGAATTCTCCCATTGCCAGTACCATTTGCAGCCAGTTCTTTATCCAAGTGTAGTAAGTGCTCTGGGCTCGACTGCGACAGGAGTATATCCCTGTTGTAACCAAAAAGTTCTTCGATTTGATCCTACAACCCTCCCAAAG GGCTGCCAAGTGAGGGATCATGTGGTTGATTTACCTTCAGGAAATGAAGATGGGGATGCTTTGCCATCTCAGACTACTAAAATATTGAATGATCTGCTTCATCATAGAGATGTTATTGTTGTTCCTTTCACTAAGGATGAGAATAG TGATTCTGGCATTGGGCTCTGTGATGAAAAAGGCATTGAATGTGATGTGCTTGTAGAACCAAATATGCCGTGGGGTCCCAAAACTGGAGAAATCAATGCT AAACAGCAGTCATTGTTATCTGAAGAAGAGGAGTATACCACTGGCTCAGAGGTCACTGAGGATGAAGTGGGGGATGAAGAAGAAGTATGCAGGAAACCAG cagggagaaaggagaaattaaagaAATCCTACAAGCACCCAAAGAAGGTGGTTTCTTCACCTAGTGttcagaaaaaggagaagccATCTGATAAG TCAAGTTCCCGAGATGCATCTCCATTCAC CGTGAGTATGCAGCAGAACAAATGGGATGCGTCAAGGTCACTAAGATTCAATCAAGATGCTCAAAGAGAAGATG ATCAGAGAAGAATGTCTGAGATTACAGGGCACTTGATAAAAATGAGACTGGGAGACCTTGATCGAGTCAAGTCAAAGGACAGCAAAGAA TATGCAGGAGGCATTTATTCTAGACTTGAAGCTCAGATAAAGGCCTCAGCGCAGGTCAGTGCACGACAAAACAATGCTGAGAAGAATGCCag GTCAAAATCCCGTTTTGGTCAAGGCCGTCCTACATAA
- the KIAA1841 gene encoding uncharacterized protein KIAA1841 homolog isoform X3, with the protein MSRGFSENNNFPYDNNQMVLDMILCSLIGVPQPINWDSVARLVPGYTSKECAKRFDELKGSGSSPVDNQYNPLMAAGGSPVETLATYIKSSLLDTQTECQEPAIGQDSVTVTGRPSTTSTRNCSSESEKGPVHKSGESTDETQGPNMVIHVCDEAKNLKEDFVCPRDLLISEMKYFAEYLSVDAQRWEEVDISVHCDVHIFDWLIRYVKRNTKDSEANEMPTLEPSNVISILISSEFLKMDSLVEKCIHYCHKNMNAIVATPCNMNCINANLVTHIADLFTHNELEELKDKRDKFKSKLFCKKIERLFDPEYLNPDSRGNAATLYRDKTWEVHEYLICLHEELKSWRDVYWRLWGTVNWLTCSRCNQSFLCTEFSHCQYHLQPVLYPSVVSALGSTATGVYPCCNQKVLRFDPTTLPKGCQVRDHVVDLPSGNEDGDALPSQTTKILNDLLHHRDVIVVPFTKDENSDSGIGLCDEKGIECDVLVEPNMPWGPKTGEINAFLSLKNWTLQLKQQSLLSEEEEYTTGSEVTEDEVGDEEEVCRKPAGRKEKLKKSYKHPKKVVSSPSVQKKEKPSDKSSSRDASPFTVSMQQNKWDASRSLRFNQDAQREDDQRRMSEITGHLIKMRLGDLDRVKSKDSKEYAGGIYSRLEAQIKASAQVSARQNNAEKNARSKSRFGQGRPT; encoded by the exons TGTGCAAAAAGGTTTGATGAACTAAAAGGCAGTGGAAGTTCACCTGTTGACAACCAGTATAACCCCCTGATGGCCGCTGGTGGGAGTCCTGTGGAAACTTTAGCTACGTACATCAAATCCTCCTTGCTTGATACACAGACAGAGTGTCAGGAGCCTGCTATTGGGCAGGATTCCGTTACTGTAACTG GAAGGCCCAGCACAACCTCCACAAGGAATTGTTCTTCAGAATCCGAGAAAGGTCCTGTGCATAAAAGTGGAGAAAGCACTGATGAAACACAGGG gcCAAATATGGTGATCCATGTGTGTGACGAagcaaaaaacctcaaagaaGATTTTGTGTGTCCTCGAGACCTTTtgatttcagaaatgaaatactTTGCTGAGTATCTGTCAGTGGATGCCCAGCGCTGGGAAGAGGTGGACATCTCAGTGCACTGTGACGTTCACATCTTCGACTGGTTGATAAGATACGTTAAGAGGAACACTAAAGATTCTGAAGCTAATGAAATGCCAACTTTAG aaCCATCAAATGTGATATCAATTCTTATTTCCTCTGAGTTTTTGAAGATGGATTCATTA gtagaaaaatgtattcattattGTCACAAAAATATGAATGCTATTGTAGCCACACCATGTAACATGAATTGTATCAATGCTAATCTTGTTACACACATTGCTGATCTCTTCACGCACAATGAATTGGAAGAGCTGAAGGACAAAAGAGACAAATTTAAGAG TAAACTTTTCTGCAAGAAGATTGAGAGACTGTTTGATCCAGAGTACCTAAATCCAGATTCTCGAGGAAATGCAGCAACATTATACAG agaCAAAACCTGGGAAGTGCATGAGTACTTAATTTGCCTTCATGAGGAATTGAAATCCTGGAGGGATGTTTATTGGCGTCTTTGGGGGACTGTCAATTGGTTGACCTGCTCGAGATGTAACCAA TCTTTCCTGTGTACTGAATTCTCCCATTGCCAGTACCATTTGCAGCCAGTTCTTTATCCAAGTGTAGTAAGTGCTCTGGGCTCGACTGCGACAGGAGTATATCCCTGTTGTAACCAAAAAGTTCTTCGATTTGATCCTACAACCCTCCCAAAG GGCTGCCAAGTGAGGGATCATGTGGTTGATTTACCTTCAGGAAATGAAGATGGGGATGCTTTGCCATCTCAGACTACTAAAATATTGAATGATCTGCTTCATCATAGAGATGTTATTGTTGTTCCTTTCACTAAGGATGAGAATAG TGATTCTGGCATTGGGCTCTGTGATGAAAAAGGCATTGAATGTGATGTGCTTGTAGAACCAAATATGCCGTGGGGTCCCAAAACTGGAGAAATCAATGCT tttctttctctgaagaacTGGACTTTACAGCTG AAACAGCAGTCATTGTTATCTGAAGAAGAGGAGTATACCACTGGCTCAGAGGTCACTGAGGATGAAGTGGGGGATGAAGAAGAAGTATGCAGGAAACCAG cagggagaaaggagaaattaaagaAATCCTACAAGCACCCAAAGAAGGTGGTTTCTTCACCTAGTGttcagaaaaaggagaagccATCTGATAAG TCAAGTTCCCGAGATGCATCTCCATTCAC CGTGAGTATGCAGCAGAACAAATGGGATGCGTCAAGGTCACTAAGATTCAATCAAGATGCTCAAAGAGAAGATG ATCAGAGAAGAATGTCTGAGATTACAGGGCACTTGATAAAAATGAGACTGGGAGACCTTGATCGAGTCAAGTCAAAGGACAGCAAAGAA TATGCAGGAGGCATTTATTCTAGACTTGAAGCTCAGATAAAGGCCTCAGCGCAGGTCAGTGCACGACAAAACAATGCTGAGAAGAATGCCag GTCAAAATCCCGTTTTGGTCAAGGCCGTCCTACATAA
- the KIAA1841 gene encoding uncharacterized protein KIAA1841 homolog isoform X4 has product MVIHVCDEAKNLKEDFVCPRDLLISEMKYFAEYLSVDAQRWEEVDISVHCDVHIFDWLIRYVKRNTKDSEANEMPTLEPSNVISILISSEFLKMDSLVEKCIHYCHKNMNAIVATPCNMNCINANLVTHIADLFTHNELEELKDKRDKFKSKLFCKKIERLFDPEYLNPDSRGNAATLYRCCLCKKLLTKETERRIPCVPGKINIDQHGNIVYVHIRDKTWEVHEYLICLHEELKSWRDVYWRLWGTVNWLTCSRCNQSFLCTEFSHCQYHLQPVLYPSVVSALGSTATGVYPCCNQKVLRFDPTTLPKGCQVRDHVVDLPSGNEDGDALPSQTTKILNDLLHHRDVIVVPFTKDENSDSGIGLCDEKGIECDVLVEPNMPWGPKTGEINAFLSLKNWTLQLKQQSLLSEEEEYTTGSEVTEDEVGDEEEVCRKPAGRKEKLKKSYKHPKKVVSSPSVQKKEKPSDKSSSRDASPFTVSMQQNKWDASRSLRFNQDAQREDDQRRMSEITGHLIKMRLGDLDRVKSKDSKEYAGGIYSRLEAQIKASAQVSARQNNAEKNARSKSRFGQGRPT; this is encoded by the exons ATGGTGATCCATGTGTGTGACGAagcaaaaaacctcaaagaaGATTTTGTGTGTCCTCGAGACCTTTtgatttcagaaatgaaatactTTGCTGAGTATCTGTCAGTGGATGCCCAGCGCTGGGAAGAGGTGGACATCTCAGTGCACTGTGACGTTCACATCTTCGACTGGTTGATAAGATACGTTAAGAGGAACACTAAAGATTCTGAAGCTAATGAAATGCCAACTTTAG aaCCATCAAATGTGATATCAATTCTTATTTCCTCTGAGTTTTTGAAGATGGATTCATTA gtagaaaaatgtattcattattGTCACAAAAATATGAATGCTATTGTAGCCACACCATGTAACATGAATTGTATCAATGCTAATCTTGTTACACACATTGCTGATCTCTTCACGCACAATGAATTGGAAGAGCTGAAGGACAAAAGAGACAAATTTAAGAG TAAACTTTTCTGCAAGAAGATTGAGAGACTGTTTGATCCAGAGTACCTAAATCCAGATTCTCGAGGAAATGCAGCAACATTATACAG GTGTTGCTTATGTAAAAAGCTGCTAactaaagaaactgaaagaaggaTTCCTTGCGTACCAGGAAAAATCAACATAGATCAACATGGGAATATTGTCTATGTTCATATAAG agaCAAAACCTGGGAAGTGCATGAGTACTTAATTTGCCTTCATGAGGAATTGAAATCCTGGAGGGATGTTTATTGGCGTCTTTGGGGGACTGTCAATTGGTTGACCTGCTCGAGATGTAACCAA TCTTTCCTGTGTACTGAATTCTCCCATTGCCAGTACCATTTGCAGCCAGTTCTTTATCCAAGTGTAGTAAGTGCTCTGGGCTCGACTGCGACAGGAGTATATCCCTGTTGTAACCAAAAAGTTCTTCGATTTGATCCTACAACCCTCCCAAAG GGCTGCCAAGTGAGGGATCATGTGGTTGATTTACCTTCAGGAAATGAAGATGGGGATGCTTTGCCATCTCAGACTACTAAAATATTGAATGATCTGCTTCATCATAGAGATGTTATTGTTGTTCCTTTCACTAAGGATGAGAATAG TGATTCTGGCATTGGGCTCTGTGATGAAAAAGGCATTGAATGTGATGTGCTTGTAGAACCAAATATGCCGTGGGGTCCCAAAACTGGAGAAATCAATGCT tttctttctctgaagaacTGGACTTTACAGCTG AAACAGCAGTCATTGTTATCTGAAGAAGAGGAGTATACCACTGGCTCAGAGGTCACTGAGGATGAAGTGGGGGATGAAGAAGAAGTATGCAGGAAACCAG cagggagaaaggagaaattaaagaAATCCTACAAGCACCCAAAGAAGGTGGTTTCTTCACCTAGTGttcagaaaaaggagaagccATCTGATAAG TCAAGTTCCCGAGATGCATCTCCATTCAC CGTGAGTATGCAGCAGAACAAATGGGATGCGTCAAGGTCACTAAGATTCAATCAAGATGCTCAAAGAGAAGATG ATCAGAGAAGAATGTCTGAGATTACAGGGCACTTGATAAAAATGAGACTGGGAGACCTTGATCGAGTCAAGTCAAAGGACAGCAAAGAA TATGCAGGAGGCATTTATTCTAGACTTGAAGCTCAGATAAAGGCCTCAGCGCAGGTCAGTGCACGACAAAACAATGCTGAGAAGAATGCCag GTCAAAATCCCGTTTTGGTCAAGGCCGTCCTACATAA